In Meiothermus ruber DSM 1279, the following proteins share a genomic window:
- the thrC gene encoding threonine synthase, with protein MVRYHSTRDPHKKLVTFEEALLKGLAPDGGLYIPDRIPHIAPEAWLGARSLAEVGVAVLGEWLKGDIPVSDLEAIVHDALNFPCPLVKLSDDLYVLELFHGPTLSFKDFGARTMARLMQYFLRKRGERRIILVATSGDTGSAVADGFAGQENIEVVLLYPKGKVSEVQERQLITQRPGVRSFAVEGTFDDCQRMVKEAFVDPELAHLPLSSANSINIGRLLPQALYYLWAVAQLHRHTQITEVNFCVPSGNLGNLMAGLLAALMGQPVHRFIAAHNDNHFFPDFLQGKAEAYQFHPTIATLSNAMDVGAPSNFERLYTLLGAEKLRAWIWGTTVTNEATLERMQKTHETYSYVACPHTAVGLEAQARYRQQTADPTPIISLACAHPAKFPDVVLKALGQEPPREPALQALYSRPTQVQAIGPTLQALKTFLL; from the coding sequence ATGGTTCGCTACCACAGCACCCGCGATCCCCATAAAAAACTGGTAACTTTCGAGGAAGCCTTGCTCAAAGGGCTGGCCCCCGATGGGGGGCTGTACATCCCCGACCGCATTCCCCACATTGCACCGGAGGCCTGGTTGGGCGCCCGCTCCCTTGCCGAGGTGGGCGTGGCGGTTCTGGGAGAATGGCTCAAGGGGGATATTCCTGTCTCCGACCTGGAAGCCATCGTCCACGATGCCCTGAACTTCCCCTGTCCGCTGGTAAAGCTATCGGACGACCTGTACGTCCTCGAGCTCTTCCACGGCCCCACCCTTTCCTTCAAAGATTTTGGGGCCCGCACCATGGCCCGCCTGATGCAGTATTTTCTGCGCAAGCGCGGTGAGCGCCGCATCATCCTGGTAGCCACCTCGGGCGACACCGGCAGCGCCGTGGCCGATGGCTTTGCCGGGCAGGAAAACATCGAGGTGGTCTTGCTCTACCCTAAAGGCAAGGTAAGCGAGGTGCAGGAGCGCCAGCTCATCACCCAGCGCCCGGGCGTACGCAGCTTCGCGGTGGAGGGCACCTTCGACGACTGCCAGCGCATGGTCAAGGAGGCCTTCGTAGACCCCGAACTGGCCCACCTACCCCTGAGCAGCGCTAACTCCATCAACATTGGGCGCCTGCTCCCCCAGGCCCTCTACTACCTGTGGGCCGTCGCACAGCTTCACCGCCACACCCAGATCACAGAGGTGAATTTCTGCGTCCCCAGCGGCAACCTGGGCAACCTGATGGCCGGCCTCCTGGCCGCGCTGATGGGGCAGCCTGTCCACCGCTTCATCGCTGCCCATAACGACAACCACTTCTTCCCCGACTTTCTGCAAGGCAAGGCCGAAGCCTACCAGTTCCACCCCACCATCGCCACCCTCTCTAATGCCATGGACGTGGGCGCCCCCAGCAACTTTGAGCGCCTGTACACCCTGCTAGGGGCAGAAAAGCTGCGGGCCTGGATCTGGGGTACTACGGTGACGAATGAGGCCACCCTCGAGCGCATGCAAAAAACCCACGAGACCTACAGCTACGTGGCCTGTCCGCACACTGCCGTCGGCCTGGAGGCCCAGGCCCGCTACCGCCAGCAGACTGCCGACCCCACCCCCATTATCAGCCTGGCCTGCGCCCATCCAGCCAAGTTTCCCGATGTGGTGCTGAAAGCCCTGGGCCAGGAACCCCCCCGCGAGCCAGCGCTGCAAGCGCTCTACAGCCGCCCCACCCAGGTGCAGGCCATCGGCCCAACCCTACAGGCCCTCAAAACCTTCCTGCTTTAG
- a CDS encoding methyltransferase C-terminal domain-containing protein codes for MKKLKACRSCGSGELMNFLSLGRIPLSSILSSDQLTTPEERGSLEVAFCRRCSLVQLAGDTLESPRPAPLPWAEGLLEGLPNSHRIGPRTVVVALEGSHPALLHQFVEEGASVLYLEPHPGQARAASGKGIHIREEAFNRSYAKALLDEGIQAEVILANQLPAHSSDLNGLIEGLAALLDPGGVAVLELSYVRALLEARQFGHFAHHRLHYFSVHALHQLASRHGLRLLALEELAAGYLRYFLGKNQPTETLVDRYLEKEQQLGLTDSTYYLEFASHVAAVREALVALLTELRARGQRVAAFGANSYCMTLLNYVGLGREVIDFVVDEDTSTHGRFLAGVHIPIHAAKKLLEARPDYLLLGYLPDELPAALEAYLQGGGRLVVAAPYPNILKSLIMQPDR; via the coding sequence ATGAAAAAACTCAAGGCCTGCCGCTCGTGTGGTTCAGGTGAGCTGATGAATTTTTTAAGCCTGGGAAGAATTCCACTCTCGAGCATCCTGAGCAGCGACCAACTGACCACCCCCGAAGAACGCGGCAGCCTCGAGGTCGCCTTTTGTCGGCGTTGCAGCCTGGTGCAGCTTGCCGGCGACACCCTCGAGAGCCCCCGGCCGGCTCCCCTACCCTGGGCGGAAGGCTTGCTCGAAGGGCTTCCAAACAGTCACCGGATCGGCCCACGAACGGTGGTGGTAGCCCTTGAAGGCAGCCATCCAGCCCTGTTGCATCAGTTCGTGGAGGAAGGGGCCAGCGTGCTTTACCTCGAGCCCCATCCCGGGCAGGCCCGGGCTGCCTCCGGCAAAGGTATCCACATCCGCGAGGAGGCCTTCAATCGCAGCTACGCTAAAGCCCTGCTCGACGAAGGTATCCAGGCGGAGGTAATCCTGGCCAACCAGCTACCCGCCCACAGCAGCGACCTTAACGGCTTGATCGAAGGTCTGGCCGCCCTGCTCGATCCGGGGGGCGTGGCCGTGCTGGAACTGTCCTACGTGCGCGCGCTGCTCGAGGCCCGGCAGTTTGGGCATTTTGCACACCACCGGCTCCACTACTTCTCGGTACATGCCCTCCACCAGCTCGCCAGCCGCCACGGCTTGCGGCTTCTGGCGCTCGAAGAGCTAGCCGCAGGCTACCTGCGATATTTCCTGGGCAAAAACCAACCAACCGAAACCCTGGTAGACCGGTACCTGGAAAAAGAACAGCAGCTTGGTCTGACCGATTCAACCTATTACCTGGAGTTTGCCTCTCACGTCGCTGCGGTACGCGAAGCCCTGGTCGCCCTGCTCACCGAGTTGCGCGCGCGCGGCCAAAGGGTGGCGGCTTTTGGAGCCAACTCCTACTGCATGACCCTGCTCAACTACGTGGGACTGGGTCGTGAGGTTATCGATTTTGTAGTTGATGAGGATACGAGCACGCACGGGCGCTTTCTGGCCGGGGTGCATATCCCCATCCACGCAGCAAAAAAGCTGCTGGAAGCCCGGCCTGACTATCTGCTGCTGGGCTACCTACCCGACGAGCTCCCCGCGGCGCTCGAGGCCTATCTTCAAGGGGGCGGCAGGCTCGTGGTGGCCGCCCCCTACCCCAACATTCTGAAATCCCTCATTATGCAGCCTGACCGATAA
- a CDS encoding winged helix-turn-helix domain-containing protein, with protein sequence MRLRMKFWLESDSGSFMLGPGTLRLLQAVAEQGSLKAGAKAVGLSYRTAWDRLRQAETGLGFALLERFSGGEGGGGSALTAEALELLERYQRFVTGVQPMLEARFQEAFEGWRGA encoded by the coding sequence ATGCGGCTCAGGATGAAATTCTGGCTTGAGTCCGATTCGGGTAGCTTTATGCTGGGCCCGGGCACCTTACGATTACTGCAGGCGGTGGCTGAGCAAGGCAGCCTCAAGGCTGGGGCCAAAGCGGTTGGGCTAAGCTACCGCACGGCATGGGATCGCCTTAGGCAAGCGGAGACCGGCTTGGGGTTTGCTTTGCTCGAGCGCTTCTCGGGCGGTGAAGGGGGTGGGGGCAGCGCCCTCACGGCAGAGGCGTTGGAACTGCTTGAGCGATACCAGCGGTTTGTTACAGGCGTTCAGCCGATGCTTGAGGCGCGCTTCCAGGAAGCATTTGAAGGCTGGAGAGGCGCATAG
- a CDS encoding pyridoxal phosphate-dependent aminotransferase, with protein MRGLSKRVKTMKPSSTVAVNAKALELRRQGVDLIAMTAGEPDFDTPQFIKDAAARAMAAGKTKYAPPAGIPELREAISAKFKRENGLEIPPDQTVVTVGGKQALFNLFQAILDPGDEVIVIGPYWVSYPEMVRFAEGVPVEVNTGPESGFIPDPAEIERRITPRTKAIVVNSPGNPTGAVYPKEVLVAIAELANKYDCYIVSDEIYEHLIYEGEHFSPAHVAPDRTITVNGAAKAYAMTGWRIGYAGGPKDVIKGIIDVSSQSTTSPDTIAQWAMVEALNNVEEAQKFISMAREAYRARRGIIVDGLNALGLPTPKVSGAFYVLSDVSKIDPDENRAALKLLDEARVAVVPGTDFAAPHHVRFSYATSEENIRKALERIASIL; from the coding sequence ATGCGAGGCCTCTCCAAGCGCGTCAAAACCATGAAGCCGTCCTCCACCGTGGCGGTCAATGCCAAGGCCCTCGAGCTGCGCCGCCAGGGTGTAGACCTGATCGCCATGACCGCGGGCGAGCCCGACTTCGATACCCCGCAATTCATCAAAGACGCCGCCGCCCGGGCCATGGCCGCTGGCAAAACCAAGTACGCCCCACCGGCGGGCATCCCTGAGCTGCGCGAGGCCATCAGCGCCAAGTTCAAACGGGAAAACGGCCTCGAGATTCCCCCCGACCAGACCGTGGTGACCGTGGGTGGTAAACAGGCCCTGTTCAACCTGTTCCAGGCCATCCTCGACCCCGGCGACGAAGTGATTGTAATTGGCCCTTACTGGGTGAGCTACCCCGAGATGGTTCGCTTCGCTGAAGGGGTGCCGGTGGAGGTCAATACCGGCCCCGAATCGGGCTTTATTCCCGACCCCGCCGAAATTGAGCGCAGGATAACGCCCCGTACCAAGGCCATCGTAGTTAATTCCCCCGGCAACCCCACCGGGGCGGTGTACCCCAAAGAGGTGCTGGTGGCCATTGCCGAGCTAGCCAATAAGTACGATTGCTACATCGTCTCCGACGAAATTTACGAGCACCTCATCTACGAGGGCGAACACTTCTCGCCTGCCCACGTGGCCCCCGACCGCACCATCACCGTCAACGGTGCGGCCAAAGCCTACGCCATGACCGGCTGGCGCATCGGCTACGCCGGAGGCCCCAAAGACGTCATCAAGGGCATCATTGATGTCTCCAGCCAGTCCACCACCAGCCCCGACACCATCGCCCAGTGGGCCATGGTGGAGGCCCTGAACAACGTGGAGGAAGCGCAAAAGTTCATCTCTATGGCCCGTGAAGCCTACCGGGCCCGCCGCGGCATCATTGTGGACGGCCTGAACGCGCTGGGCTTGCCCACCCCCAAGGTGAGCGGGGCTTTTTATGTTCTCTCGGATGTCTCCAAAATCGACCCCGACGAGAACAGGGCAGCCCTCAAGCTGCTGGATGAGGCCCGGGTGGCGGTCGTGCCAGGCACCGACTTCGCCGCACCGCACCATGTGCGCTTCAGCTACGCCACCAGCGAGGAGAATATCCGCAAGGCCCTCGAGCGCATCGCCTCCATTCTGTAG
- a CDS encoding DUF402 domain-containing protein: MIRYPTGQVVRIEFWKYPAHTLHYWWEARVCEQREEGLLVHMPLGFEFHHESKRRVLRVNHQAYVAFFVGRWYSGGPDLDAEGRVLEYYWNIQTPPRFEPDRIWQYDLEIDVKCKADHTCQTFDLEEFAAKAPLYPAEWVEQALRAAQQVEEHMRRGAWPVKPPGRAMGWLERL; encoded by the coding sequence ATGATCCGCTACCCGACGGGACAGGTTGTGCGCATCGAGTTCTGGAAATACCCGGCCCACACCCTGCACTATTGGTGGGAGGCCCGGGTGTGTGAACAGCGCGAAGAAGGGCTGCTTGTGCACATGCCGCTGGGTTTTGAGTTCCACCACGAGAGCAAGCGGCGGGTGCTGCGGGTGAACCACCAGGCCTACGTCGCGTTTTTTGTAGGCCGCTGGTACTCGGGCGGCCCCGACCTGGACGCGGAGGGAAGGGTGCTCGAGTACTACTGGAACATCCAGACGCCCCCGCGCTTCGAGCCCGATCGCATCTGGCAGTACGACCTGGAAATAGATGTCAAGTGCAAGGCCGACCACACCTGCCAGACCTTCGACCTCGAGGAGTTCGCAGCCAAAGCCCCGCTCTACCCGGCTGAATGGGTGGAGCAGGCCCTGCGCGCAGCGCAGCAGGTTGAGGAGCACATGCGGCGGGGTGCTTGGCCGGTGAAGCCTCCGGGGCGGGCGATGGGCTGGCTCGAGCGGCTCTAG
- the paaA gene encoding 1,2-phenylacetyl-CoA epoxidase subunit PaaA has protein sequence MPIKYGVPSDPDYNERLREFEARIARGEKIEPGDWMPEEYRRQLIRMISQHAHSEVVGMLPEGAWITRAPTLKRKMILVAKVQDEAGHGQYLYHAAETLGISREAMLEALLSGKAKYSSIFNYPTLTWADIGTIGWLVDGAAIKNQTMLAACSYGPYSRAMVRICAEETFHHKQGKEMVLLYAKGTPKQRQMAQDAINRWWWPALMMMGPHDKDSPNTEILVRWGIKTKTNDQVRQEFINEHAPEILEAGLTIPDPALRYDEATGNWLHGPINWDEFWQVVGGNGPMNKERLEARRRAHAEGAWVREALEAYAAKKQKTAVAV, from the coding sequence ATGCCAATCAAGTACGGAGTACCCAGCGACCCCGACTACAACGAGCGCCTGCGCGAGTTTGAGGCCCGCATCGCCCGCGGGGAAAAGATCGAGCCCGGCGACTGGATGCCCGAGGAGTACCGCCGCCAGCTCATCCGCATGATTTCCCAGCACGCCCACTCCGAGGTGGTGGGGATGCTGCCCGAAGGGGCCTGGATCACCCGCGCCCCCACCCTCAAGCGCAAGATGATCCTGGTGGCCAAGGTGCAGGACGAAGCCGGCCACGGCCAGTACCTCTACCACGCCGCCGAGACCCTGGGCATATCGCGCGAGGCCATGCTGGAAGCCCTGCTCTCGGGCAAGGCCAAGTACTCCTCCATCTTCAACTACCCCACCCTGACCTGGGCCGACATCGGCACCATCGGCTGGCTGGTGGACGGGGCCGCCATCAAGAACCAGACCATGCTGGCGGCCTGCTCGTATGGCCCCTACAGCCGGGCCATGGTGCGCATCTGCGCCGAGGAGACCTTCCACCACAAGCAGGGCAAGGAGATGGTGCTCCTCTACGCCAAGGGCACACCCAAGCAGCGCCAGATGGCCCAGGACGCCATCAACCGCTGGTGGTGGCCGGCCCTGATGATGATGGGCCCCCACGACAAGGACAGTCCCAACACCGAGATTCTGGTGCGCTGGGGGATCAAGACCAAGACCAACGACCAGGTGCGCCAGGAGTTCATCAACGAACACGCGCCCGAAATCCTGGAAGCGGGCCTCACCATCCCCGACCCCGCGCTGCGCTACGACGAGGCCACCGGCAACTGGTTGCACGGCCCCATCAACTGGGACGAGTTCTGGCAGGTGGTGGGGGGCAACGGCCCCATGAACAAAGAACGCCTGGAAGCCCGTCGGCGGGCCCATGCCGAGGGGGCCTGGGTGCGCGAGGCCCTGGAGGCCTACGCCGCCAAGAAGCAAAAGACCGCCGTCGCGGTGTAG
- a CDS encoding phenylacetic acid degradation protein has product MDTQWPRWEVFKQDTPHKPHQAVGSVHAADPEHALLTARNVFARRPQAVSMWVARAEDIYAWTREEILEGLATAKADTGLGTACRYLVFRKTSHKRSMTFVDHVGEVEATSPEEALQQAQARFTDTTALAWWVVPADKVYQSDPSPETVESWFAPAKDKTYKQQQYYATVGSHISKHKRGRGVEDEE; this is encoded by the coding sequence ATGGATACACAGTGGCCCCGCTGGGAAGTCTTCAAGCAGGACACCCCCCACAAACCCCATCAGGCGGTGGGCTCGGTGCACGCCGCCGACCCCGAACACGCCCTCCTGACCGCCCGTAACGTCTTTGCCCGGCGGCCCCAGGCGGTGAGTATGTGGGTAGCTCGAGCCGAAGACATCTACGCCTGGACCAGAGAGGAGATTCTCGAGGGCCTGGCAACCGCCAAAGCCGATACCGGCCTGGGCACGGCCTGCCGATACCTGGTTTTCCGCAAAACCAGCCACAAGCGCTCCATGACCTTTGTGGACCATGTGGGCGAGGTGGAGGCCACGAGCCCCGAGGAGGCCCTCCAGCAGGCCCAGGCCCGGTTCACCGATACCACCGCCCTGGCCTGGTGGGTGGTGCCCGCCGATAAGGTCTACCAGAGCGACCCCAGCCCGGAGACGGTGGAAAGCTGGTTTGCCCCAGCCAAAGATAAAACCTACAAGCAGCAGCAGTACTACGCCACGGTGGGTTCTCATATTAGCAAGCACAAACGGGGGCGGGGGGTGGAAGATGAGGAATGA
- the paaC gene encoding 1,2-phenylacetyl-CoA epoxidase subunit PaaC, whose product MRNEVREALIAKLTALADDEVILAHRNSEWVGHGPILEEDIALANIVQDELGHATLWYGLRQQLDGSDPDQLAFFRDANQYRCCELVELPKGDWAFTMLRQYLFDLYEAFWLEAARHSTYQPLADAAQKIIREERFHLQHTRAWIERLGQGTEESNRRLQQALEMQWGYAQQLFVPIPGEELLVAEGIVPDLASVKERWLEHSTRHLQAAGLKLPINPGYQPTSRTYHTEHLWSILAEMQSTARWDAEAKVW is encoded by the coding sequence ATGAGGAATGAAGTCCGCGAGGCCCTGATCGCCAAGCTAACCGCGCTGGCCGACGACGAGGTCATCCTGGCCCACCGCAACAGCGAGTGGGTCGGCCACGGGCCCATTCTGGAAGAAGACATTGCCCTGGCCAACATCGTGCAGGACGAGCTGGGCCACGCCACCCTGTGGTACGGCCTGCGCCAGCAACTCGACGGCTCCGACCCCGACCAACTGGCCTTTTTCCGCGACGCCAACCAGTACCGTTGCTGCGAGCTGGTGGAGCTGCCCAAAGGCGACTGGGCCTTCACCATGCTGCGGCAGTACCTGTTCGACCTTTACGAGGCGTTCTGGCTCGAGGCCGCCCGGCACAGCACCTACCAGCCTCTGGCCGATGCCGCGCAGAAGATTATCCGCGAGGAGCGCTTCCACCTGCAGCACACCCGAGCCTGGATAGAACGGCTGGGCCAGGGCACCGAGGAGTCCAACCGGCGCTTGCAGCAGGCCCTGGAGATGCAGTGGGGCTATGCCCAGCAGCTTTTTGTGCCCATCCCCGGCGAAGAACTGCTGGTAGCCGAGGGCATTGTGCCCGACCTGGCCTCTGTAAAAGAACGCTGGCTCGAGCACAGCACCCGCCACCTGCAAGCCGCTGGCCTCAAGCTGCCCATCAACCCCGGCTACCAGCCCACCTCCCGCACCTACCACACCGAGCACCTGTGGAGCATCCTGGCCGAGATGCAGTCCACTGCCCGCTGGGACGCTGAAGCCAAGGTTTGGTAA
- the paaD gene encoding 1,2-phenylacetyl-CoA epoxidase subunit PaaD — protein sequence MTALPSTEQVWKALAQIPDPEIPVINVVEMGIVRGVEIEGHKATITMTPTFSGCPALHLIREQLTQTVRSLGFDPVEVKTVLSPAWSTDWISPEARERLRQYGIAPPKPRGAQDFLIELEAAPTPCPRCGSLNTSVKNTFGPTLCKAIYVCNNCQEPFESFKTV from the coding sequence ATGACCGCCCTACCCAGTACCGAGCAAGTCTGGAAGGCCCTGGCCCAGATTCCCGACCCCGAGATCCCGGTGATCAACGTGGTCGAGATGGGCATTGTGCGGGGGGTGGAGATTGAAGGCCACAAAGCCACCATTACCATGACCCCCACCTTCTCGGGCTGCCCGGCTCTGCACCTCATCCGCGAACAGCTAACACAAACCGTCCGCTCGCTGGGCTTCGACCCAGTCGAGGTTAAAACCGTGTTATCGCCGGCCTGGAGCACCGACTGGATTAGCCCGGAAGCCAGGGAGCGCCTGCGCCAGTATGGGATTGCACCTCCCAAACCCAGAGGCGCGCAGGACTTTTTGATAGAGCTCGAGGCCGCCCCCACCCCCTGCCCACGCTGTGGTTCCCTCAACACGTCCGTCAAGAACACCTTCGGCCCCACCCTGTGCAAGGCCATCTACGTCTGCAACAACTGCCAGGAACCTTTCGAAAGCTTTAAGACCGTGTAG
- a CDS encoding type II secretion system protein GspN translates to MKRIALLGGVLALALAGCGLVSSPPITNPFGLEGQQTSINLGPSSAATGNLNVTATFNDTTLNLPVTPTGFNYNLAISGVSLSGSSCPSPLPASVNVSMNLSLTVSDNPSSGPRQASATANNVQFTLNQSGSSYTVANFSATLSFSNLQTLLDILQNGGQNDATLSGTVNTTSNPDLAGCTLTITWGGGQGILRF, encoded by the coding sequence ATGAAGCGTATAGCACTACTTGGCGGCGTTCTGGCTTTGGCTTTGGCTGGTTGTGGACTGGTCAGCAGCCCGCCCATCACAAACCCTTTTGGGCTCGAGGGACAGCAAACCTCCATCAACCTCGGCCCTAGCTCGGCTGCCACCGGCAACCTGAACGTCACTGCCACCTTCAACGACACCACCCTCAATCTTCCGGTCACGCCCACCGGATTCAACTACAACCTGGCTATCTCGGGGGTTTCGCTAAGCGGCAGCAGCTGCCCTTCCCCACTGCCCGCCAGCGTCAACGTCTCGATGAATTTGAGCCTCACGGTCTCCGACAACCCTTCATCTGGGCCACGGCAGGCCTCTGCCACTGCCAACAACGTGCAATTTACCCTAAACCAGTCGGGTAGCAGTTATACCGTTGCCAACTTCAGCGCCACATTGAGCTTCTCCAACCTGCAAACCCTGCTGGATATCCTGCAAAACGGCGGGCAGAACGACGCAACTCTTAGCGGAACGGTGAATACCACCAGCAACCCCGATCTGGCCGGCTGCACCCTTACCATCACCTGGGGTGGCGGTCAGGGGATTTTGCGGTTCTAG
- a CDS encoding FecCD family ABC transporter permease, translated as MIYSRRLAPTLLVYLLALGLLVFSFLLAISLGAANIPLDEVWRLLFHPEGSNNALIVHTLRLPRAIVAALVGACLGVAGAMMQGITRNPLSEPGIMGVNAGAVLAILVALVFFPGLPPWSTVVVAALGGVGAAALVYSITLSVGLTPVRLALAGIAVGSMLGAAASFLLIIFEDRTRGVLFSLSGSVAGRTWEHVWTLLPWAVPALLLALILSHQINLLSLGEDVARGLGTRVEVVRLVSTTLAVLLAGAAVSVAGPIGFLGLMVPHAARGLVGPDYRQVIPLSAILGASLMLLSDLAARLIDKPLETPVGILIAGIGAPFLVYVARRMAVRD; from the coding sequence ATGATCTATTCCAGAAGGTTAGCCCCAACGCTGCTGGTATATCTGCTGGCCCTAGGACTGCTGGTGTTTTCCTTTCTTTTAGCCATCTCCCTGGGGGCCGCCAACATTCCACTGGATGAGGTGTGGCGCCTGCTGTTCCATCCGGAGGGCAGCAACAATGCCCTTATTGTGCACACATTGCGTCTTCCAAGGGCGATCGTGGCTGCGTTGGTAGGGGCTTGTCTGGGCGTGGCCGGGGCTATGATGCAAGGCATTACACGCAACCCGCTCAGCGAGCCTGGGATTATGGGGGTTAATGCTGGGGCCGTGCTGGCCATACTGGTGGCCCTGGTTTTTTTCCCGGGCCTGCCGCCCTGGAGTACCGTGGTGGTGGCCGCCCTGGGTGGGGTTGGTGCTGCAGCGCTGGTATACAGCATCACCCTGAGCGTGGGCCTTACGCCGGTTCGCCTGGCCCTGGCCGGTATCGCTGTGGGCTCCATGCTGGGCGCTGCTGCCAGCTTCTTACTGATTATCTTTGAAGACCGCACTCGAGGGGTTTTATTCAGCTTGTCGGGCAGTGTGGCCGGCCGTACCTGGGAACACGTCTGGACGCTGCTACCTTGGGCTGTGCCCGCTTTGCTGCTAGCCCTGATCTTGTCTCATCAGATCAACTTGCTTAGCCTTGGAGAGGATGTGGCCCGTGGATTGGGAACCAGGGTGGAAGTTGTTCGACTGGTGAGCACAACCCTGGCTGTGTTGCTGGCCGGTGCTGCGGTGAGTGTGGCAGGGCCGATTGGTTTTTTGGGGCTGATGGTACCCCACGCGGCCCGGGGCCTGGTGGGCCCGGATTATCGTCAAGTGATCCCTTTATCGGCGATTCTAGGTGCGAGTTTAATGCTGCTATCAGATCTGGCGGCGCGCCTGATTGACAAGCCGCTGGAGACGCCTGTGGGAATTCTGATTGCCGGAATTGGAGCGCCGTTCCTGGTGTATGTGGCCCGGCGCATGGCCGTGCGGGATTAA
- a CDS encoding ABC transporter substrate-binding protein produces the protein MISRLLALLVLSGLALAQIQVSHDLGTLSLETPVKRVVALEYSFLDTLIALGVPPVGAAIGTQGGDRGVPPYLRNRVVGVTSVGSRAVPSLEAILALQPQVIIADTFVHKDLIPQLQRIAPVVAFSSRRGSFDDLNKQVLEIGRLVGREAQAQKLLQDQERLLLKARAFTNPKAPPLLLAVATPGSFTVHSSESFIGSLLERLGRKSLAKPQNNQTQYQVGLEGLVALNPATLVVFTAPDETPIVRSWARNPLWSRLEAARQGRVYEFDRDNWTRGRGPLATRFILAELIDSGLLADKPASGAYSFKIPTP, from the coding sequence ATGATAAGCCGCCTGCTGGCGCTGCTGGTTCTAAGCGGTTTGGCTCTGGCCCAAATTCAGGTTAGCCATGATTTGGGCACCCTGAGCCTGGAAACACCCGTAAAACGGGTGGTGGCCTTGGAGTATAGTTTTTTGGACACGTTGATAGCCCTGGGCGTACCCCCTGTGGGTGCAGCCATCGGAACGCAAGGGGGGGATCGGGGGGTGCCACCGTACCTGCGCAACCGGGTGGTGGGTGTAACCTCGGTTGGCTCGAGGGCGGTGCCAAGCCTGGAAGCCATTCTGGCGCTGCAACCGCAGGTCATCATCGCCGATACCTTTGTGCACAAGGACTTGATACCTCAGCTTCAGCGTATTGCCCCGGTGGTGGCCTTTTCCTCACGGCGCGGAAGCTTCGATGACCTCAACAAACAGGTATTAGAGATTGGTCGCCTGGTAGGGCGCGAGGCCCAGGCGCAGAAACTTCTACAGGATCAGGAGCGCTTGCTCCTCAAGGCGCGCGCCTTTACAAACCCCAAAGCACCCCCGCTGCTATTGGCGGTGGCCACACCCGGTAGTTTTACCGTGCACTCCAGCGAGAGCTTCATCGGCTCCCTATTAGAACGCCTCGGCCGTAAGAGCCTGGCTAAACCGCAAAACAACCAAACCCAGTACCAGGTGGGGCTGGAAGGTCTGGTGGCCCTTAATCCGGCCACCCTGGTGGTGTTCACCGCGCCTGATGAAACCCCCATCGTGCGAAGCTGGGCGCGCAACCCCTTGTGGTCTCGGCTGGAAGCAGCCAGGCAAGGGCGGGTCTACGAGTTCGATCGGGATAACTGGACCCGTGGTCGAGGGCCCCTGGCCACCCGCTTTATCCTGGCTGAGTTGATTGACAGCGGTTTGCTGGCTGATAAACCCGCTAGCGGAGCCTATAGCTTCAAGATACCCACCCCATAA